In Acidimicrobiales bacterium, the following proteins share a genomic window:
- a CDS encoding MarR family transcriptional regulator, producing MVRRRPLAFDPIELAREQWVAHGWPAAAPGMAAVTSIMRAQQLYLARVEAVLRPFGLTFARYELLMLLSFSRTGAMPLSRVGARLQVHPTSVTNLVDRLERQRLVERLPHPTDRRTTLAAILPAGRDVAEKATAALNEEVFEAPGLDEGDLRDLFAILRRLRVASGDIDPAPEGAPASGRSRRAAPQGGRRR from the coding sequence GTGGTCCGTCGCAGACCCCTGGCGTTCGATCCGATCGAGCTCGCGCGCGAGCAGTGGGTGGCGCACGGCTGGCCGGCCGCGGCACCGGGGATGGCCGCCGTGACCTCGATCATGCGGGCCCAGCAGCTCTACCTCGCTCGGGTCGAGGCCGTGCTGCGGCCCTTCGGCCTCACGTTCGCCCGCTACGAGCTGCTCATGCTGCTCTCCTTCAGCCGCACCGGGGCGATGCCGTTGAGCCGCGTCGGCGCCCGCCTCCAGGTCCACCCGACGAGCGTCACGAACCTCGTCGACCGGCTGGAGCGCCAGCGCCTCGTCGAGCGGCTCCCGCACCCGACGGACCGCCGGACGACGCTCGCCGCCATCCTCCCCGCGGGGCGGGACGTCGCCGAGAAGGCGACCGCTGCCCTGAACGAGGAGGTCTTCGAGGCCCCCGGCCTCGACGAGGGGGACCTGCGCGACCTCTTCGCCATCCTCCGGCGCCTGCGCGTCGCCTCGGGGGACATCGATCCCGCGCCCGAGGGCGCGCCGGCCTCGGGGCGCTCGCGCCGAGCGGCGCCCCAGGGCGGGCGGCGGCGGTGA
- a CDS encoding enoyl-CoA hydratase-related protein, whose protein sequence is MSAAVPVRYEPQGHVGVVRLDGGRLNVLSRALLDELSGLVASLGADPPRALVLWGGAAHFAAGAEVAELADPARAPGLLDAFRRACDGLAGFPRPTLAAVAGYALGGGLELALACDLRFAAAGARLGLPEVTLGIIPGAGGTQRLARLVGPARAKELIFTGRHVPAAEALAMGLVDRVVDDGALLEEALSFTGRLATGAVLAQSLAKRAVDAGLGRPIAEGLDIERAAMDEVLATQDAARGMAAFLERRRGEVRFAGQ, encoded by the coding sequence GTGAGCGCGGCCGTGCCGGTCCGCTACGAGCCGCAGGGGCACGTCGGGGTGGTCCGCCTCGACGGGGGGCGGCTGAACGTGCTGTCGAGGGCGCTGCTCGACGAGCTCTCGGGCCTCGTCGCCTCGCTCGGTGCCGACCCGCCGCGCGCGCTCGTCCTCTGGGGCGGCGCAGCGCACTTCGCTGCCGGTGCGGAGGTGGCCGAGCTGGCGGACCCCGCGCGCGCCCCCGGCCTCCTCGACGCCTTCCGCCGCGCCTGCGATGGCCTCGCCGGCTTCCCGCGGCCGACGCTCGCGGCGGTCGCCGGCTACGCCCTCGGCGGCGGCCTCGAGCTCGCGCTCGCCTGTGACCTGCGCTTCGCCGCGGCCGGCGCCCGTCTCGGGCTGCCCGAGGTGACGCTCGGGATCATCCCCGGGGCCGGCGGCACCCAGCGCCTGGCGCGCCTCGTCGGGCCCGCGCGCGCGAAGGAGCTCATCTTCACCGGCCGCCACGTCCCCGCTGCCGAGGCCCTCGCCATGGGGCTCGTCGACCGGGTGGTCGACGACGGCGCCCTGCTCGAGGAGGCGCTCTCCTTCACCGGCAGGCTCGCCACGGGCGCCGTGCTCGCCCAGTCGCTCGCCAAGCGGGCCGTCGACGCCGGCCTCGGCCGGCCGATCGCCGAGGGCCTGGACATCGAGCGGGCGGCGATGGACGAGGTGCTCGCAACCCAGGACGCGGCGAGAGGCATGGCGGCGTTCCTCGAGCGGCGCCGAGGGGAGGTCCGCTTTGCCGGCCAGTGA